The Chloroherpetonaceae bacterium genome includes a window with the following:
- a CDS encoding ABC transporter ATP-binding protein: MSEATPLITLRAVSRIYNLNAAPVVALKGVSFTVIRGEYVSIVGKSGSGKSTLLNLIGGMDLPTSGEIEAAGKVLTKMNASELAHYRRYVVGMIFQAFNLIPNMTAWENVALPMLFSGVPESQRQARAKMLLERVGLEHRFNHRPVELSGGEQQRVAIARALVNDPEFLLADEPTGNLDSRTSEEIIALLQDIHARGKTVLMITHDLSLAEQLSTRIITLRDGEVICDEAHKPTLNKV, from the coding sequence GTGTCTGAAGCAACGCCACTAATTACGCTCCGAGCTGTTAGCCGAATATACAACCTCAATGCAGCGCCAGTAGTGGCGCTCAAAGGCGTCAGTTTCACAGTGATACGTGGCGAATATGTCTCTATTGTGGGCAAATCAGGCAGCGGCAAGTCAACTTTGCTGAACCTAATTGGCGGAATGGATTTGCCGACTTCAGGGGAGATTGAAGCGGCAGGCAAAGTGCTGACGAAAATGAATGCGTCTGAGCTGGCACACTACCGACGGTATGTGGTCGGAATGATTTTCCAAGCCTTTAACCTCATTCCAAATATGACAGCTTGGGAAAATGTTGCGTTGCCAATGCTCTTTTCAGGCGTGCCAGAATCGCAGCGGCAAGCCCGTGCCAAAATGTTGCTTGAACGCGTCGGACTAGAGCACCGCTTTAACCACCGTCCCGTTGAACTTTCAGGCGGCGAACAGCAGCGCGTGGCAATTGCTCGTGCCCTTGTCAATGATCCTGAGTTTTTACTGGCGGACGAACCTACAGGCAACTTGGACTCTCGCACATCTGAGGAAATTATTGCACTGCTGCAAGACATTCATGCCAGAGGCAAAACCGTCCTGATGATTACGCATGACCTATCACTAGCAGAGCAACTCTCGACACGCATTATCACACTGCGAGATGGGGAAGTCATTTGCGACGAAGCTCATAAGCCAACTTTAAACAAAGTATGA
- a CDS encoding DPP IV N-terminal domain-containing protein gives MTRLIVSFFLLWVSTYAIAQEKSLTLEEIFKSRKLLPRFVEGFNWFSGDTYAALEADEKTKTVNIVLVNALNNQKEILVRGEDLKFLGKPIDFAHFEISRDKEYILLTGALPARRLKTGGEVYLYSRKTNLVTKISRIKGEYEIIKLSPDGKKVGYVRDKNLFVYDIDTGRETQLTRDGSANVLNGVFDWVYEEEFSIIDGWQWSPDSKHIAFWRLDQSQVPEFKIAKYDSLYLSFLEYRYPKAGDKNSLVKIGVVSVDSRRPQPTYIDLGENTDIYIPRIDWLPDSKRLAYQRLNRQQNVLELFFYDIEQKTSRLVLTERSEAWIEVEHNGYRFLKNSEAFIWSSDRDGYQHFYLYGYDGTLKAQLTKGDFDDDALLYVDETNQTLYFTSAKESPLERHLYSVKFDGSDLRRLTSERGTHSAEFSPDGSLYYHTYSSVSTPPKFYLRKKDGSLVRELENNAALEKTLSEYRMGKVQFLTFKNATGVELNAWLLLPADFDSSRKYPVLMHVYGGPGSQTVRNMWGAVNLWYHYLSQRGYLVFSVDNRGTGFRGAAFKKLTYKKLGIAETEDQVAGAKFLSSLPFVDKSRIGIYGWSYGGYMASMCMTYGNSLGEPVFKAGIAGAPVTHWKFYDTIYTERYMDTPQRNPKGYEISAPLTHADKLKGHFLLIHGTLDDNVHFQNSVAFAKKLQELGKSFQAMFYPEQYHGIRGPARFHLHQLMTEFILEKL, from the coding sequence ATGACTCGTCTCATCGTTTCATTTTTTCTTCTTTGGGTTTCCACATATGCTATTGCGCAAGAAAAATCTCTGACGCTTGAGGAGATTTTCAAATCGCGCAAACTCCTGCCACGCTTTGTGGAAGGGTTTAACTGGTTTAGCGGCGACACCTATGCTGCACTCGAGGCTGATGAAAAAACTAAGACAGTGAACATTGTTCTTGTTAATGCGCTAAACAATCAGAAAGAAATTCTTGTGCGTGGCGAAGACCTCAAGTTTTTAGGCAAGCCAATTGACTTTGCACACTTTGAAATCAGTCGCGATAAAGAGTATATCTTGCTTACAGGTGCACTGCCTGCGCGTCGGCTTAAAACGGGCGGTGAAGTTTATCTCTACAGCCGAAAGACCAACCTTGTTACGAAAATCTCCCGCATCAAAGGTGAATATGAAATCATTAAGCTCTCGCCCGATGGCAAAAAGGTTGGCTATGTGCGCGACAAAAATCTTTTCGTCTATGACATTGACACAGGCAGGGAAACGCAGCTTACACGAGATGGCAGCGCTAATGTTCTCAACGGCGTTTTTGATTGGGTTTATGAAGAAGAGTTTTCCATCATTGACGGCTGGCAGTGGTCGCCTGATTCCAAACACATTGCTTTCTGGCGACTTGACCAGAGCCAAGTGCCTGAGTTCAAAATCGCCAAGTATGATTCGCTTTATCTCTCATTTCTGGAATACCGCTACCCCAAGGCAGGTGACAAAAACTCGCTTGTGAAAATTGGTGTCGTCAGTGTCGATTCGCGCCGACCGCAGCCGACCTATATTGACCTTGGCGAAAATACGGACATCTACATTCCACGCATTGACTGGCTACCTGATTCCAAGCGACTGGCTTACCAGCGGCTCAACCGGCAGCAAAATGTGCTGGAGCTTTTCTTCTATGACATTGAGCAAAAGACCTCTCGCCTTGTGCTCACAGAACGCAGCGAAGCGTGGATTGAAGTGGAACATAACGGCTACCGTTTCCTCAAGAATTCAGAAGCATTTATCTGGAGTTCTGACCGTGATGGCTACCAGCATTTTTATCTCTATGGCTACGACGGCACGCTCAAAGCCCAACTGACCAAAGGCGATTTTGATGACGATGCCTTGCTCTATGTCGATGAGACAAACCAGACGCTTTATTTCACATCGGCGAAAGAAAGTCCTCTGGAGCGGCATCTGTATTCGGTGAAGTTTGATGGCTCTGACCTTAGGCGGCTTACTTCGGAGCGTGGCACGCACAGCGCAGAGTTTTCGCCCGATGGCTCACTTTACTACCACACATATTCGAGTGTCAGCACACCGCCAAAGTTCTACCTGCGCAAAAAAGATGGGTCGCTTGTGCGTGAGCTGGAAAACAACGCAGCACTGGAGAAAACACTCTCTGAATACCGAATGGGCAAAGTGCAGTTTCTTACGTTCAAAAATGCGACAGGTGTGGAACTTAATGCTTGGCTGCTTTTGCCAGCAGACTTTGACTCGTCAAGGAAATATCCTGTCCTCATGCATGTCTATGGCGGTCCAGGTTCACAAACTGTGCGCAATATGTGGGGTGCGGTCAACCTTTGGTATCACTACCTTTCACAGCGAGGGTATTTGGTTTTCAGTGTGGACAATCGGGGCACGGGCTTTCGCGGCGCAGCGTTTAAGAAACTGACCTACAAAAAGTTAGGCATCGCTGAAACAGAAGACCAAGTGGCTGGCGCAAAGTTTCTTTCATCGCTGCCCTTTGTCGACAAAAGTCGGATTGGCATCTATGGGTGGAGTTACGGCGGTTATATGGCCTCCATGTGTATGACATATGGCAACTCACTGGGCGAGCCAGTGTTCAAGGCAGGCATCGCGGGCGCGCCCGTTACGCACTGGAAATTTTACGACACGATTTACACAGAGCGGTATATGGATACGCCGCAGCGCAATCCTAAAGGCTATGAAATCTCTGCCCCACTTACACACGCTGACAAGCTCAAAGGTCACTTTCTCTTGATTCACGGCACGCTGGATGACAATGTGCATTTTCAGAATTCTGTTGCCTTTGCCAAGAAGCTGCAGGAGCTTGGCAAATCTTTTCAAGCAATGTTCTACCCTGAGCAATATCACGGCATTCGCGGTCCAGCACGCTTCCACTTGCACCAACTAATGACCGAGTTCATCTTGGAAAAGCTCTAA
- a CDS encoding inositol monophosphatase, with the protein MTRELITAITAVKSAGKYARKNFGHLSTAHISLKDRNDFVTKVDKECEALAAEAIRKKFPYDEIMGEEGTLEKGSSGRRWIIDPIDGTLNFIHSLAIFCISVALMDERGELQVGAIYQPMTKELFTAEKGRGAYLNNRRIRVTRNFRSEKLLLATGFPYKVYEHLDAYLNLFKDILVSTAGIRRPGSAAIDLAYTACGRFDGFWEYGLKIWDIAAGALIVKEAGGVVTDFKGNNDYLKSGNIIATNGKIHGWLLSKVQTYFGTSFE; encoded by the coding sequence ATGACGCGCGAACTTATCACCGCTATTACAGCTGTAAAATCGGCTGGAAAGTATGCCCGCAAAAACTTTGGGCATCTTTCCACTGCGCACATTAGTCTTAAGGACCGCAACGACTTTGTCACCAAAGTTGACAAAGAATGCGAGGCACTTGCTGCGGAGGCTATTCGCAAGAAATTTCCTTACGATGAGATAATGGGCGAAGAAGGCACGCTGGAGAAAGGCTCTTCAGGTCGGCGCTGGATTATTGACCCTATTGATGGCACGCTCAACTTTATTCACTCGCTTGCCATCTTCTGCATCAGTGTGGCGTTGATGGATGAAAGGGGCGAATTGCAAGTTGGTGCAATTTATCAGCCAATGACGAAGGAGCTTTTCACGGCTGAGAAAGGGCGCGGCGCTTATCTTAACAATCGCCGCATCCGTGTTACGCGAAACTTTCGCAGCGAAAAATTGCTCTTAGCTACCGGTTTCCCTTACAAGGTCTATGAACACTTAGATGCTTACCTCAATCTCTTCAAGGACATTTTAGTTAGCACTGCTGGCATTCGTCGTCCAGGCTCCGCCGCAATTGACCTTGCCTACACGGCTTGCGGTCGGTTCGATGGTTTCTGGGAATATGGTCTCAAAATCTGGGATATTGCCGCTGGGGCACTCATTGTTAAGGAGGCCGGTGGTGTGGTTACTGATTTTAAGGGCAATAACGATTACCTCAAATCGGGAAATATTATAGCTACCAACGGCAAAATTCACGGCTGGCTTTTAAGCAAAGTTCAAACCTACTTTGGCACTTCGTTCGAGTAG
- a CDS encoding ABC transporter permease, whose translation MSASDLVKFAIGNLRRAPLRSLLTILGVAIGTAALVAMVSFGSGLQKTFSDEFSDLELFNTVRITPTRVDLSTIFTLSRRTVRNLQQPEERNQIILTDSVLQRVRDIVQPLAPNALVYPEIIFPCKVIVDTMETIVMAEALPAAIAKVAGYREIRIGKFFESDTASDVVISEILLTRIGIRNPQAAIGKLIKLTTIALDAQKLLTSPLPIFSAGLPIAERSYDFRIGGVLSSDIQKLSSGFRLILPIETSAKISRLNFLSTIELLRRNEQSAGYQAIIIRASNQKECEAIAAAMNAIGLNATSFTDQFEEFKKLFLLFDLALAVIGTVALVVATLGIANTMVMSVMERYREIGIMKAIGAGDDDIRKIFFVESAVIGFLGSVAGLVIGQLATEGINALVNWYVSSQTGTRIDFFYFPLWLVLSAIGFAVFISLVAGFYPARRAARIQPVEALRYQ comes from the coding sequence ATGAGTGCAAGCGACCTTGTGAAATTTGCCATAGGCAACTTGCGTCGTGCACCGCTCCGCTCACTGCTCACAATTCTGGGCGTGGCGATTGGCACTGCCGCGCTCGTGGCAATGGTCTCTTTTGGCAGCGGTTTGCAAAAAACATTCTCTGATGAGTTTAGTGACCTCGAGCTATTCAATACGGTGCGCATCACGCCGACCCGTGTGGATCTCTCCACTATTTTCACGCTTTCCCGACGCACAGTACGAAATCTCCAGCAGCCAGAAGAAAGAAATCAAATCATACTGACCGATTCAGTGCTTCAGCGTGTGCGCGACATCGTTCAGCCGCTGGCACCAAACGCTTTGGTTTATCCCGAAATCATCTTCCCATGTAAGGTCATCGTGGATACGATGGAAACAATTGTGATGGCAGAAGCCCTGCCTGCAGCCATTGCAAAAGTAGCGGGGTATCGTGAAATCCGCATCGGCAAGTTTTTTGAGAGCGATACGGCAAGCGATGTGGTGATTTCAGAAATTTTGCTCACTCGGATTGGGATTCGCAATCCGCAAGCAGCCATTGGAAAGCTCATCAAACTAACTACCATTGCCCTCGATGCTCAAAAATTGCTGACTAGCCCTTTGCCTATCTTCAGTGCAGGACTGCCAATTGCTGAGCGCAGCTATGACTTTCGCATCGGTGGTGTGCTAAGCAGCGACATTCAGAAACTCTCCAGCGGCTTTCGCTTGATTTTGCCGATTGAGACCTCTGCAAAAATTAGCCGCCTGAATTTTCTTTCAACTATTGAACTTTTGCGCAGAAATGAACAAAGTGCGGGCTATCAAGCCATCATCATTCGCGCCAGTAATCAGAAAGAATGTGAAGCGATTGCCGCAGCGATGAATGCAATCGGGCTCAATGCCACAAGTTTTACCGACCAATTTGAGGAGTTCAAGAAACTTTTCTTGCTCTTCGACCTTGCGCTGGCTGTAATCGGCACCGTAGCGCTGGTGGTGGCAACGCTAGGTATTGCTAATACAATGGTAATGTCGGTGATGGAGCGATACCGTGAAATTGGCATTATGAAGGCAATTGGTGCAGGCGACGACGATATTCGCAAAATCTTTTTTGTAGAGAGCGCCGTCATTGGCTTCTTGGGGAGTGTTGCTGGACTGGTAATTGGACAGCTTGCAACTGAGGGCATCAATGCCTTAGTGAATTGGTATGTTTCATCGCAAACGGGCACGCGAATCGACTTCTTTTACTTTCCACTTTGGTTAGTTTTGAGCGCAATTGGGTTTGCAGTGTTCATCAGTCTGGTAGCAGGTTTTTATCCAGCGCGCCGTGCAGCTCGCATTCAGCCTGTTGAAGCCCTGCGTTATCAGTGA
- a CDS encoding imelysin family protein, with protein MMRTALLLRRLSANPLWSLVLTTTAIATAATFAVSCNNGTTEGSTDSFDRRSMLRNIAENFIIPSYSELQSKVNAMQAAVNAFTASPSEAALRAAQQAWEEAYTAWQYACTFDFGPATTSTGTLFQKIGVFPTNAARIEERIQQRNFSTDDFSRDTRGFNAVEYLLFSDSTLAQIISRFSNPDRRQYLQAIVADIKANVDATANAWQRYRAEFITNDGTSVGSSTSMLFNEFVKSFEHIKNFKVGLPAGKRPGQTRPEPQKVEAFYSGKSVKFIREHLQAIEMIYLGMHRRTGIDDLGFDDYLRSVPNGAALVISTLAQLELVKQRMNALPDAPLSQTIVSNFAVVDAFHTELQRHTRFFKSEMASLLSLTITFSSGDGD; from the coding sequence ATGATGCGCACCGCTTTGCTCCTAAGACGTCTTTCTGCAAACCCCTTGTGGTCACTTGTGCTTACGACTACGGCTATTGCCACTGCTGCAACTTTTGCGGTTTCTTGTAACAACGGTACCACTGAGGGAAGCACGGATAGCTTTGACCGCCGCTCAATGCTGCGTAACATCGCCGAAAATTTCATCATACCAAGTTACAGTGAGCTGCAAAGCAAAGTCAATGCAATGCAAGCTGCAGTTAATGCTTTTACAGCCTCGCCCAGTGAAGCCGCTTTGCGTGCAGCACAGCAGGCTTGGGAAGAGGCTTACACGGCGTGGCAATACGCCTGCACATTTGATTTTGGGCCAGCGACCACATCAACCGGCACGCTGTTTCAGAAAATCGGGGTCTTTCCCACAAATGCCGCACGCATTGAAGAGCGAATCCAGCAGCGCAATTTCTCCACCGATGATTTTAGCCGTGATACACGCGGGTTCAACGCTGTGGAGTATCTCCTTTTCAGTGATAGCACGCTTGCACAAATTATCTCTCGCTTCAGCAATCCTGACCGACGGCAGTATCTACAAGCGATTGTAGCTGACATTAAAGCAAACGTAGATGCAACGGCAAATGCTTGGCAGCGCTACCGTGCTGAATTCATCACCAATGATGGCACCAGCGTTGGCAGCTCGACCTCAATGCTCTTTAACGAGTTCGTAAAGAGCTTTGAGCACATCAAGAATTTCAAGGTAGGGCTGCCAGCAGGCAAGCGCCCAGGACAAACTCGCCCTGAGCCGCAAAAAGTGGAAGCCTTCTACAGCGGTAAATCCGTCAAGTTCATTCGTGAGCATTTACAAGCGATTGAGATGATTTATCTCGGTATGCACCGTCGCACTGGCATAGATGATTTAGGTTTTGATGATTACTTGCGTAGCGTGCCAAACGGTGCCGCTCTTGTTATCTCCACGCTGGCTCAGCTGGAGCTTGTCAAGCAGCGAATGAATGCGCTGCCCGATGCACCGCTTTCGCAAACGATTGTCTCAAATTTTGCAGTGGTCGATGCATTCCACACCGAGCTGCAGCGACATACCCGCTTTTTCAAGAGCGAAATGGCTTCGCTGCTTTCCCTCACGATCACTTTCAGCAGTGGCGATGGCGACTGA
- a CDS encoding HTTM domain-containing protein, which produces MLTSFLTKPVHIAPLAMFRIVFGLVMLISTIRFWLLGWIEDQYIKPVMHFTYYGFEWVKPLGAVGMYLVFIAMGLTSFCIMLGLFYRVSSVLFFLLFTYVELLDKAYYLNHYYFVSITAFLLTLVPAHRYFSLDILLRPALRVEHVPRWTIDLFKLQLAIVYFFAGIAKINSEWLLEAMPLRLWLRAQDKLPLIGWAMPFDLTAYLFSWAGMIYDCTIVFFLSWKVTRVLAYLAVVLFHTITGMMFPIGVFPIVMIGATTIFFSEDFHKRAISLIASVLHRALPLSAQSPATLSAKTYQTRWQPLVLMLLAVHFALQFLLPFRFLLYPNNSWWNPCEFFWNEQGYRFSWRVMLVEKAGTAIFYVKDSVTGREGVVNNAEFLNPTQEKQMSFQPDMILEFAHFLRDYYAAHGVTDPQVRAEVYVTMNGRPGRLLIDPTVDLAKEKEGFHYKSWILPFERQLVSASQ; this is translated from the coding sequence ATGCTTACATCATTTCTCACAAAGCCTGTGCACATTGCGCCGCTCGCAATGTTTCGCATAGTGTTTGGGCTGGTGATGCTCATTAGCACGATTCGGTTTTGGCTGCTTGGCTGGATTGAAGACCAATACATCAAGCCTGTCATGCACTTCACTTATTACGGCTTTGAGTGGGTCAAACCGCTTGGTGCAGTGGGAATGTATCTTGTCTTCATCGCAATGGGGCTGACCTCGTTTTGCATCATGTTAGGGCTTTTTTACCGCGTGTCCTCTGTGCTATTTTTCTTGCTTTTCACATATGTCGAACTACTGGACAAAGCCTATTATCTCAATCACTACTACTTTGTCAGCATCACGGCGTTTTTGCTAACGCTTGTGCCCGCACATCGATACTTTTCGCTTGACATCTTGCTTCGTCCAGCACTTCGTGTAGAGCATGTGCCGCGCTGGACGATTGATTTGTTCAAGCTCCAGCTGGCGATTGTTTATTTCTTTGCAGGCATTGCAAAAATCAACTCAGAGTGGCTTTTGGAAGCAATGCCCCTGCGACTGTGGTTGCGCGCTCAAGACAAGCTCCCGCTTATCGGCTGGGCAATGCCATTTGATCTCACTGCATACTTATTTAGTTGGGCAGGAATGATTTACGACTGCACGATTGTCTTCTTTCTTTCTTGGAAAGTCACCCGTGTGCTGGCTTACCTTGCTGTCGTTCTGTTCCACACGATTACAGGCATGATGTTCCCAATCGGCGTCTTCCCTATTGTGATGATTGGTGCAACCACGATTTTCTTCTCAGAAGACTTTCATAAGAGAGCAATTAGTCTGATTGCATCTGTGCTGCATCGTGCGCTGCCCCTAAGCGCTCAATCGCCTGCAACGCTATCGGCGAAGACATACCAGACCCGCTGGCAACCACTTGTTCTGATGCTTTTGGCTGTGCATTTTGCGCTGCAATTCCTCCTGCCTTTTCGATTTCTGCTCTATCCGAATAACTCGTGGTGGAATCCATGCGAATTTTTCTGGAATGAGCAAGGCTACCGCTTCTCGTGGCGTGTGATGCTGGTAGAAAAGGCCGGCACTGCAATTTTTTATGTCAAGGATAGTGTAACGGGTCGAGAAGGCGTGGTCAATAACGCTGAGTTTCTAAATCCGACCCAAGAAAAGCAAATGTCCTTTCAGCCTGATATGATTTTGGAGTTTGCGCACTTTCTACGCGATTACTACGCAGCACATGGCGTCACAGACCCACAGGTGCGTGCTGAAGTGTATGTTACGATGAACGGTCGCCCCGGTCGGCTCCTGATTGACCCAACCGTCGATCTTGCCAAAGAAAAAGAGGGGTTTCATTACAAGTCATGGATTCTGCCGTTTGAACGCCAACTGGTTTCTGCAAGCCAATGA
- a CDS encoding TonB-dependent receptor, with the protein MMHCRLCTYFVSLAFFATELWAQESATVFGTVRDRETGEAIAGAAVYLKAQGVGTVTDAKGEFRFAAPPFERDSLKVSAGGYEPFAQALDRFQLSQPIEIRLVPLSFQASDIFVRDQKVNAFGISKLASVEGVAIYEAKKTERIVLADLTGNFAANNARQTFAKVSGLNIWESDGAGLQLGIGGRGLSPNRTSNFNVRQNGYDISADPLGYPESYYTPPFEALDRIEIVRGAASLQYGTQFGGMLNFVFKEGPAGKPFEFLTRQTLGSFGLFNSFNSIGGTLDRLNYYGFYQFKRGDGWRPNSEFYQHTAYLSTRYALSEKLSLTLNYTFMHYLARQPGGLTDNQFATDPRQSLRPRNWFRIDWQVAALTADYHFSELTRLNSRFYGLLSSRQSVGNLDVIFKNDDVPRLDGTRNRTLIHADFRNLANETRFIHRYNFFGNLSSFLAGFRIFHGRTTQKQGDADASANPTFEFLNPNEPENSSYLFPNTNFSVFAENIFVLTPQLSITPGVRYENIQTFAEGYFKQYVYDGAGNTVAVQRTDEFLERRRAFVFFGVGLSYTPSSSVEVYANFSQNYRSITFSDLRIVNPNFAVDPHIQDERGFNADFGVRGNWEGLVYYDLTLFMLGYNNQIGLLLKNDQPPLFLPYRLRTNIADSRTIGIETFIEADVARLFNRYATFSLSLFSNFALLDARYINTDEPSIRQKRVELVPPITFRSGLTFRQEKFQATVQFSYTGEHFTDATNAVRTATAVNGIIPAYWVADASLRYQIGLLSIEAGVTNLTNNFYFTRRADSYPGPGIIPAEIRNFYLTLGAAL; encoded by the coding sequence ATGATGCACTGCAGACTTTGCACATACTTTGTGAGCCTTGCTTTCTTTGCCACAGAACTTTGGGCACAAGAATCTGCAACGGTCTTCGGCACTGTGCGCGACCGTGAAACTGGTGAAGCTATTGCAGGCGCAGCGGTTTATCTCAAAGCGCAGGGGGTTGGCACGGTCACAGATGCGAAAGGCGAATTTCGTTTCGCAGCGCCGCCTTTTGAGCGCGACTCCTTGAAAGTCAGTGCAGGCGGCTACGAACCTTTTGCGCAAGCACTAGACCGCTTTCAGCTCTCGCAGCCTATTGAGATACGCTTAGTGCCACTTTCTTTCCAAGCCAGCGACATCTTTGTGCGCGACCAGAAAGTTAATGCCTTCGGCATATCTAAACTTGCTTCAGTCGAAGGCGTTGCCATCTATGAAGCGAAGAAAACAGAACGCATTGTGCTGGCTGACTTGACCGGGAACTTTGCCGCCAATAATGCCCGTCAGACTTTTGCGAAGGTCTCAGGTCTTAACATCTGGGAATCGGATGGCGCGGGTTTGCAATTAGGCATTGGCGGTAGAGGGCTAAGCCCCAATCGCACTTCGAACTTCAATGTGCGTCAGAATGGCTACGATATTTCGGCAGATCCTTTGGGCTATCCTGAAAGCTACTATACGCCACCCTTTGAAGCCCTTGACCGCATTGAGATTGTGCGTGGCGCCGCATCGCTTCAATACGGCACGCAGTTTGGCGGAATGCTCAACTTTGTCTTCAAAGAGGGACCTGCTGGTAAGCCTTTTGAGTTCCTCACGCGGCAAACGCTTGGTTCATTTGGTCTCTTTAATTCATTCAATAGTATCGGCGGCACTTTGGACAGGCTAAACTACTACGGCTTCTATCAATTCAAGCGTGGTGACGGCTGGCGCCCCAACTCTGAATTTTACCAGCACACGGCGTATCTATCGACGCGCTATGCCTTGTCAGAAAAACTTTCGCTCACGCTGAACTACACTTTCATGCACTACCTTGCGCGTCAGCCCGGTGGTCTGACCGATAACCAGTTTGCAACAGACCCCCGCCAATCGCTGCGCCCTCGCAACTGGTTTCGCATTGATTGGCAAGTCGCTGCTCTCACTGCAGACTACCACTTCTCAGAGCTGACACGCCTCAACAGCCGCTTTTATGGCTTGCTCTCAAGCCGCCAATCGGTCGGAAACTTAGATGTGATTTTCAAAAATGACGATGTGCCACGCTTGGATGGCACACGTAACCGCACGTTGATCCACGCCGATTTTCGTAACCTTGCCAATGAAACACGCTTCATTCATCGTTACAATTTCTTTGGTAACCTCTCGAGCTTTCTTGCTGGATTTCGGATTTTTCATGGCAGAACTACACAAAAACAAGGCGATGCCGATGCCAGCGCCAATCCCACCTTTGAATTTCTTAATCCAAACGAGCCTGAAAACTCCAGCTACCTTTTCCCAAACACAAACTTTTCCGTGTTTGCAGAAAATATCTTTGTGCTCACGCCGCAGCTTTCTATTACGCCCGGTGTCCGTTATGAGAATATCCAAACTTTCGCAGAAGGTTATTTTAAGCAGTATGTGTATGATGGAGCTGGCAACACAGTGGCTGTTCAGCGCACCGATGAGTTTCTTGAACGGCGGCGTGCATTTGTGTTTTTCGGTGTTGGTCTTAGCTACACACCCAGCAGTAGCGTGGAAGTGTATGCGAACTTTTCGCAAAACTATCGCTCCATCACGTTCAGCGACCTACGCATTGTCAATCCTAATTTTGCCGTTGACCCCCACATTCAAGACGAGCGTGGGTTTAATGCGGACTTCGGCGTGCGTGGCAATTGGGAAGGGTTGGTGTATTACGACCTTACGCTTTTTATGCTGGGCTACAACAACCAAATCGGTCTGCTTTTGAAAAACGACCAGCCGCCGCTGTTTTTGCCCTATCGTTTACGCACCAATATCGCTGACTCACGCACGATTGGCATTGAAACATTCATTGAAGCCGATGTAGCCAGACTTTTTAACCGCTATGCCACATTTAGCCTCTCGCTTTTCTCTAATTTTGCGCTTTTAGATGCGCGTTACATCAACACAGATGAACCTTCCATTCGCCAGAAACGCGTAGAGCTTGTGCCACCTATCACTTTCCGCTCTGGTTTGACTTTTCGGCAGGAGAAGTTCCAAGCTACGGTGCAATTTTCTTACACAGGCGAGCATTTCACCGATGCTACCAATGCCGTGCGCACTGCGACAGCTGTCAATGGCATCATTCCAGCATACTGGGTTGCGGATGCGTCACTGCGCTATCAGATTGGACTGCTTAGCATTGAAGCCGGCGTAACAAACCTCACGAACAACTTTTACTTTACACGCCGCGCCGACTCATATCCAGGACCTGGTATCATTCCTGCAGAAATCCGCAACTTTTATCTTACGCTGGGCGCGGCATTGTAA